A genome region from Desulfosoma caldarium includes the following:
- a CDS encoding FprA family A-type flavoprotein, with translation MDQRKITERVFWLGAVDWDRRLFDALIPLPDGTSYNAYLVRGSEKTALLDTVDPPMAPKLLAQLDGAQDLDFIVSHHAEQDHSGTIPLVLERFPKAKVVCTPKAKGMLEDLLYLPENVFVTVDDGDTLSLGDRTLKFLHTPWVHWPETMVTYLPEEGILFSCDFFGSHIASSDLFVVDQGQVREAFKRYFAEIMMPFRAVIAKNLEKVKALDLRMIAPSHGQILDDPSWIIEAYRSWISNPPRNLVVLPFVSMHDSTRRMVDHFISALALQGVAVEPFNLTVADIGKLAMALVDAATLVVATPTVLAGPHPLAAYAAFVANALRPKAKLLSVIGSYGWGGKTVEMLSSMFFNLKVEVLDPVLCKGLPTYKDFEALDRLASTIASKHRENGFS, from the coding sequence ATGGATCAAAGAAAAATCACCGAAAGGGTTTTCTGGCTGGGTGCCGTGGATTGGGATCGGCGTCTCTTTGACGCTCTCATACCACTTCCCGACGGCACTTCCTACAATGCCTACCTGGTTCGGGGAAGCGAAAAGACGGCTTTGCTGGACACCGTCGATCCCCCCATGGCTCCAAAGCTGCTCGCCCAACTTGACGGGGCTCAGGATCTCGATTTCATTGTATCGCACCATGCCGAACAGGATCACTCAGGAACCATCCCGCTTGTCCTGGAACGCTTTCCGAAAGCGAAAGTGGTCTGCACTCCCAAGGCGAAGGGCATGCTTGAGGACCTGCTTTACCTTCCCGAAAATGTCTTCGTAACCGTGGATGACGGGGACACTCTTAGTCTAGGGGATCGCACCTTAAAGTTCCTGCACACGCCCTGGGTTCATTGGCCGGAAACTATGGTGACCTACCTGCCCGAAGAGGGCATCCTTTTCAGTTGCGACTTTTTCGGCTCGCACATCGCCTCGAGCGATCTTTTCGTGGTCGATCAGGGGCAGGTCCGTGAGGCTTTCAAGAGGTACTTCGCTGAGATCATGATGCCTTTTCGAGCGGTCATTGCAAAGAACCTTGAAAAGGTCAAAGCCCTGGACCTTCGTATGATCGCTCCGAGTCATGGCCAAATCCTTGATGATCCGTCCTGGATTATAGAAGCCTATCGAAGTTGGATTTCCAACCCACCAAGAAACCTGGTGGTGCTTCCCTTTGTATCCATGCACGACAGCACCCGGCGCATGGTGGACCACTTCATTTCGGCTCTGGCCTTACAAGGCGTTGCCGTGGAACCGTTCAACCTGACCGTCGCCGATATTGGAAAACTCGCCATGGCGCTGGTGGATGCCGCAACGCTGGTTGTCGCGACACCGACGGTTTTGGCCGGTCCTCACCCTCTAGCCGCTTACGCCGCATTTGTCGCCAATGCCCTTCGGCCGAAAGCAAAACTCTTGTCCGTGATTGGTTCTTATGGATGGGGAGGGAAGACCGTGGAGATGCTGTCCAGCATGTTTTTCAACCTCAAGGTGGAGGTTTTGGATCCCGTGCTGTGCAAGGGGTTGCCAACCTATAAAGATTTCGAAGCCCTAGACCGACTGGCCTCGACCATCGCGTCGAAGCATCGCGAAAACGGATTTTCCTGA
- a CDS encoding ferredoxin, whose product MERRIALDEECCLGCETCVELCPHVFAMDSDKEKAYVLDEAAGDEACIEEAMASCPAECISWED is encoded by the coding sequence ATGGAACGCAGGATTGCTCTGGACGAGGAATGCTGTTTGGGTTGTGAAACCTGCGTGGAGCTCTGCCCTCACGTGTTTGCGATGGATTCGGACAAAGAAAAAGCCTATGTGCTGGACGAGGCTGCGGGCGATGAGGCCTGCATTGAAGAGGCCATGGCGTCCTGTCCGGCCGAATGCATTAGCTGGGAAGACTGA
- a CDS encoding mercuric reductase has product MSPLKERWIQLEPWDEWNRELAALIRPADWKPPVPAFRYNLVVIGAGTAGLVTAAGAAGLGAKVALVERHLLGGDCLNVGCVPSKAIIAASRAAASVRKAHRFGIHVRQGARVDFSQVMERMRRLRASIASNDCAQRFADLGVDIFFGNARFVDSETVDVDGTRLRFHKAVIATGARAAVPPIPGLNRVPHLTHETLFSLTELPKRFGIIGAGPIGCEMAQAFARLGSKVFVVEAAHGILPREDSDASAVVLKAMEADGVELLCCGRDLVLEPGKGGSVRMHVHTHGRATRVAVDRLLVAVGRAPNLEGLDLERVGVDATPKGVVVDDGLRTTNPRIYAAGDVCSPYQFTHAADFMARIVIQNALFWGRAKASALTIPWCTYTDPEIAHVGLYEKEARHQGIPVQTLTLPLSEVDRAVLEDCAEGLVRVHVRKGSDRILGATIVASNAGDLIGELSLAMTHRIGLKGLAAAIHPYPTVGEALRKVGDLYNRSRITPSIKRLLTKIMAWRLWKPM; this is encoded by the coding sequence ATGAGCCCTTTGAAAGAGCGCTGGATCCAACTGGAGCCATGGGATGAGTGGAATCGAGAACTGGCTGCGTTGATCCGCCCCGCGGATTGGAAGCCTCCCGTACCGGCCTTTCGCTATAACCTGGTGGTTATCGGAGCGGGCACCGCTGGGCTGGTGACCGCCGCCGGAGCCGCCGGCCTGGGCGCCAAAGTGGCCCTGGTGGAAAGGCACCTCTTGGGCGGCGACTGCCTCAACGTGGGCTGCGTCCCTTCCAAGGCCATCATCGCGGCGTCCCGGGCCGCCGCGAGCGTTCGCAAAGCTCACCGTTTTGGCATCCACGTGCGGCAAGGCGCCCGGGTGGACTTTTCCCAGGTCATGGAACGCATGAGGCGCCTTCGAGCCTCCATTGCCTCAAACGATTGCGCTCAGCGCTTTGCCGACTTGGGTGTGGACATCTTTTTCGGAAACGCCCGCTTCGTGGATTCGGAAACGGTGGATGTGGACGGGACCCGACTGCGGTTTCACAAGGCCGTCATCGCCACCGGGGCTCGAGCGGCGGTTCCGCCCATACCCGGCCTCAACAGGGTGCCCCACCTCACCCATGAAACGCTCTTTTCGCTCACGGAACTTCCCAAACGATTCGGCATCATCGGCGCCGGCCCTATCGGCTGCGAAATGGCGCAAGCCTTTGCCCGACTCGGATCCAAGGTCTTTGTGGTGGAAGCGGCACACGGCATTCTGCCGCGCGAAGATTCGGATGCGTCGGCTGTCGTCTTGAAGGCCATGGAAGCTGACGGCGTGGAGCTTTTATGCTGCGGGCGGGACCTGGTCCTGGAACCGGGGAAGGGCGGATCCGTGCGCATGCATGTGCACACCCACGGCCGGGCGACCCGTGTGGCGGTGGACCGGCTTCTGGTGGCGGTGGGTCGAGCCCCCAACCTGGAAGGACTGGATCTGGAACGCGTGGGGGTGGATGCGACACCCAAGGGTGTGGTGGTGGACGACGGCCTTCGAACCACTAATCCGAGGATCTATGCGGCAGGGGATGTGTGTTCCCCCTACCAGTTCACCCATGCGGCCGATTTCATGGCCCGCATCGTGATTCAAAACGCCCTTTTTTGGGGTCGAGCCAAGGCCAGTGCCCTCACCATTCCTTGGTGCACCTATACGGATCCGGAAATCGCTCACGTGGGGCTCTATGAAAAAGAAGCTCGGCACCAAGGCATACCGGTGCAGACCTTGACGCTTCCCCTCTCGGAAGTGGATCGCGCCGTCCTGGAAGACTGCGCCGAAGGGTTGGTTCGAGTGCATGTGCGGAAAGGTTCCGATCGTATCCTGGGGGCGACCATTGTGGCATCCAACGCCGGGGACCTCATCGGGGAGCTGAGCTTGGCCATGACGCATCGAATCGGCCTCAAGGGTCTGGCCGCCGCCATTCACCCTTACCCCACCGTGGGGGAAGCCCTGCGCAAGGTCGGCGATCTCTACAACCGATCGCGGATCACCCCATCAATCAAAAGGCTTCTCACCAAGATCATGGCTTGGCGTCTGTGGAAGCCGATGTGA
- a CDS encoding DUF5714 domain-containing protein — protein MPFEPHEWRRLFWEDIPVYVRPDPPCWFVPNEAADRLLQKALKDPSVLETPEGARFRERLPDGCPSDYTGRGDVLRLNGLKEFWIHLTDRCNLSCTHCLFAASPSRSRELSTNVALQAVRQAHALGCRLFALTGGEPFVYREFPAIVHEILRLPDTHVVVLTNALGARAVLTRHRWNPERLHLQVSLDGLEKRHDAVRGKGAFSRTVRELRALSRRGFPFTLSMCPTRSNLADVSHLADVARDLGASNIHFMWYFVRGRGVPNEFVPTDELFDAVRRTVERAELLGVSVDNVRALASQVFSPPGTRHDGTGMAWESLALGPDGNLYPSAALVGLAELAVPWPHGLEKAWKKSSVFERIRRETVAALEHPLRFLLGGGDSDHSYLAAGRFLGADPYMDLYERLAQWLIVRRASEPAVTHRPALRLKMGDVLQSCAKADHGVTFTHSNCLLALASPSSLSVVRDFYAEAAVRPKLDILNPATYPVEWMAHVPEKYRFRGYGCGSPVVDAELQEGETVVDLGCGSGLECFMAAKQVGQNGRVIGIDMLEAMLQRAREGARATVKRLGYDNMAFCRALLESLPLKDHTAHVVVSNCVLNLSSDKRGAFQEIYRVLRPGGRLVVSDVVCDTDPDSSIRNDPVLHGECLAGALTQRDLVGLLEESGFQTIRFLKRFPYRTVRGHRFYSLTFEARKEADADTVSVLYPGPFALVQTFGGKTLRPGSVEHIPTSEAEILDDQLWILDDAGAVTNRQGEGGCACARPEDRAATGSVAPMRRTPVSSSLTTGQSIALRRRSGCMVCGEPLCYAPSERLQTCTYCGDRFLSSAHCVKGHFVCDACHSGDALAVMEHLCLSSNETDLILLMDKIRRHPAMPVHGPEHHALVPAVIVTASRNAGEAVSDEAIRSALRRGSQVPGGSCGFMGCCGAAVGVGIAFSILLEANPVKGRQRCVAQQATLAALAAISSLDAARCCQRDSWIALKKAAELSEPFLGRSLSANHTLKCRQQARNLECEGARCPVMRSLNGRVGEGLLA, from the coding sequence ATGCCCTTTGAACCTCACGAATGGCGGCGACTTTTTTGGGAAGACATTCCCGTTTATGTTCGGCCCGATCCGCCCTGCTGGTTCGTTCCCAACGAAGCGGCCGACCGTCTTCTTCAAAAAGCGCTGAAAGACCCGAGTGTTCTCGAAACTCCGGAAGGCGCTCGCTTTCGAGAGCGTCTTCCCGACGGGTGCCCTTCCGATTATACGGGGCGAGGGGACGTGCTGCGCCTGAACGGTCTCAAGGAGTTCTGGATCCATCTCACGGACCGCTGCAATCTGTCCTGCACCCATTGCCTTTTTGCAGCTTCGCCGTCTCGGTCTCGAGAGCTTTCGACGAACGTGGCACTCCAAGCCGTCCGCCAGGCCCACGCACTGGGCTGCCGCCTCTTTGCCCTCACCGGGGGTGAGCCCTTCGTTTATCGCGAATTTCCCGCCATAGTTCATGAAATTCTTCGCCTGCCGGATACCCATGTGGTGGTGCTCACCAATGCGTTGGGCGCCCGAGCCGTCCTGACAAGACACCGGTGGAATCCCGAAAGGCTGCACCTTCAAGTGAGCCTGGACGGCCTGGAAAAGCGCCATGATGCCGTGCGCGGCAAAGGCGCCTTTTCACGAACGGTTCGCGAACTGCGAGCCCTTTCCCGCAGGGGTTTTCCATTCACTCTGTCCATGTGTCCCACTCGATCGAACCTGGCCGACGTGTCGCACCTCGCGGACGTGGCACGAGACCTGGGCGCATCCAACATCCACTTCATGTGGTATTTCGTGCGGGGTCGAGGTGTGCCGAACGAATTCGTTCCCACTGATGAACTCTTCGATGCCGTGCGCCGAACCGTTGAACGCGCCGAACTCCTGGGCGTTTCGGTGGACAATGTGCGAGCGCTTGCCTCCCAGGTCTTTTCACCGCCGGGAACGCGTCATGACGGCACCGGCATGGCCTGGGAATCGTTGGCTCTCGGCCCCGACGGAAACCTTTATCCGTCGGCGGCTCTGGTGGGCCTTGCCGAACTGGCGGTCCCGTGGCCTCACGGCCTGGAAAAGGCCTGGAAGAAGAGCTCCGTCTTTGAGCGAATTCGGCGGGAAACGGTTGCAGCGCTCGAGCATCCGCTGCGCTTCCTTTTGGGAGGAGGCGATTCGGACCACAGCTACCTGGCTGCCGGCCGATTTCTGGGCGCCGACCCCTACATGGATCTCTACGAAAGGCTGGCACAATGGCTCATCGTGCGTCGCGCTTCGGAACCCGCCGTCACCCATCGGCCCGCACTGAGGCTCAAGATGGGAGACGTCCTGCAAAGTTGTGCAAAGGCTGACCATGGGGTCACTTTCACCCATTCCAACTGCCTGTTGGCTCTGGCTTCTCCATCGAGCCTGTCCGTCGTGCGAGACTTTTATGCCGAAGCTGCGGTGCGCCCCAAGTTGGACATTCTCAATCCCGCGACCTACCCTGTGGAATGGATGGCTCACGTTCCGGAAAAATACCGGTTTCGCGGCTACGGATGCGGCAGTCCCGTGGTGGATGCCGAACTTCAAGAGGGTGAGACGGTGGTGGATCTGGGCTGTGGAAGTGGCCTGGAATGCTTTATGGCGGCCAAGCAGGTGGGGCAAAATGGGCGCGTTATCGGCATCGACATGCTGGAAGCCATGCTGCAGCGAGCTCGGGAGGGAGCTCGCGCCACGGTGAAGCGCCTTGGCTATGACAACATGGCCTTTTGCCGTGCCCTTTTGGAAAGCCTTCCTCTGAAAGACCATACGGCGCATGTGGTCGTTTCCAACTGCGTGCTCAACTTGTCCAGCGACAAACGCGGCGCCTTTCAAGAAATCTATCGCGTACTGCGGCCGGGCGGACGGCTGGTGGTTTCCGACGTCGTGTGCGACACCGACCCCGATTCGTCCATTCGAAACGACCCCGTGCTTCACGGCGAATGCCTCGCCGGCGCGCTCACGCAAAGGGATCTTGTGGGTCTTCTGGAAGAATCCGGCTTTCAGACGATTCGTTTTCTTAAAAGATTTCCCTACCGCACGGTGCGCGGCCATCGCTTCTACAGCCTCACTTTTGAAGCCCGAAAAGAAGCGGACGCAGACACCGTTTCCGTCCTCTATCCAGGCCCCTTTGCCTTGGTTCAGACTTTTGGCGGCAAGACGCTCAGGCCCGGCTCCGTGGAACATATTCCGACGTCGGAAGCGGAAATTCTGGATGACCAATTGTGGATTTTGGACGATGCGGGCGCCGTGACAAACCGGCAAGGAGAAGGCGGCTGCGCGTGCGCTCGGCCGGAAGACCGGGCCGCCACCGGTTCCGTTGCGCCGATGCGGCGAACGCCCGTTTCATCCAGTCTGACAACTGGTCAAAGCATTGCGCTTCGGCGCCGTTCCGGCTGCATGGTGTGCGGAGAACCTCTTTGCTACGCACCGTCCGAACGTTTGCAGACGTGCACCTACTGCGGGGATCGGTTCTTGTCGTCGGCCCACTGCGTCAAGGGTCACTTCGTCTGCGATGCCTGCCATTCCGGGGACGCCCTGGCGGTCATGGAACACCTGTGCCTTTCTTCCAACGAAACGGACCTGATCTTGCTCATGGACAAAATCCGCCGGCACCCGGCCATGCCCGTTCATGGACCCGAACACCACGCACTGGTGCCCGCCGTCATTGTGACCGCTTCCCGCAATGCAGGGGAAGCGGTGAGCGACGAGGCTATCCGCTCAGCCCTTCGCCGTGGATCCCAGGTTCCCGGAGGATCCTGCGGGTTCATGGGCTGTTGCGGCGCGGCGGTGGGGGTCGGGATCGCCTTTTCCATTCTGCTGGAAGCCAATCCGGTCAAAGGTCGGCAACGCTGCGTGGCCCAGCAGGCCACCCTGGCGGCCTTGGCGGCGATTTCCTCTCTGGATGCGGCCCGCTGCTGCCAGCGTGACTCCTGGATCGCTCTCAAGAAGGCCGCGGAACTTTCCGAACCGTTTCTAGGCCGGAGTCTTTCGGCCAACCACACGCTCAAGTGCCGCCAGCAGGCCAGAAACCTTGAATGCGAGGGGGCTCGATGCCCGGTCATGAGAAGCCTTAACGGTCGCGTCGGTGAGGGACTCTTGGCGTAA
- a CDS encoding ferredoxin, with protein sequence MKVRIDEELCMGDRNCSKVCPEVFQYDEDQLLSRVMVDVVPAHLEAKVRQAAEECAPGAILIEE encoded by the coding sequence ATGAAAGTTCGCATCGATGAGGAATTGTGTATGGGAGATCGCAATTGCAGCAAAGTGTGCCCCGAAGTTTTTCAGTACGATGAAGACCAATTGCTTTCGCGGGTAATGGTGGACGTCGTCCCTGCGCATCTGGAGGCGAAAGTGCGGCAGGCGGCGGAAGAGTGCGCCCCGGGGGCGATCCTCATCGAGGAATAA
- a CDS encoding universal stress protein translates to MKVNKILWPTDLSKSSSAALPYVLDLAGKFGSEVFLLFVVEDMSGHEPWYGEWGRKHLEAFHQWIVKEAEDRLDALCREHLQGCPRFRRLVLGGDPARKILQTIDDEDIDLVVLTSHGLKGHFPFGSVAERVVRNAKKPVLVVRPHTSGDGTGGLS, encoded by the coding sequence ATGAAAGTCAACAAAATTCTCTGGCCGACGGATCTTTCCAAGAGTTCGTCAGCTGCCTTACCTTACGTGCTGGATCTGGCGGGTAAGTTCGGCTCGGAGGTGTTTCTTCTGTTTGTGGTCGAAGATATGTCAGGGCATGAGCCCTGGTATGGCGAGTGGGGGCGAAAGCATCTGGAGGCCTTTCATCAGTGGATTGTCAAGGAAGCGGAAGATCGACTGGACGCCTTGTGTCGTGAACATTTGCAGGGATGCCCAAGGTTTCGACGGCTCGTGCTCGGGGGAGATCCGGCAAGAAAGATCCTCCAAACCATAGATGACGAAGACATCGATTTGGTGGTGCTCACCAGCCACGGGCTCAAAGGACACTTTCCCTTCGGCAGTGTGGCTGAACGCGTGGTTCGAAACGCCAAGAAGCCGGTTCTGGTGGTTCGACCGCACACCTCGGGAGACGGCACGGGAGGTTTGTCATGA
- a CDS encoding translation initiation factor IF-2 has translation MPEHKAKKSSGKSKEKAIAKSPVQSTAQHPALEVVIKADTVGTCEALEAALGKIASEGRRIKIIHRGVGEVSKSDVLMAATASHLVLGLGVGLGPKVGMVARDMGVDILLSDVIHDLVAALAARVSPASEAASGPTTSGKILGQGTIIALFKSSRHGIIIGCHITEGMFRVGAPFRVISAMGPVYSGVIQSMQIDRKPVQEAVKGRQVGIKIPDWKGARLHDLVEVYEKS, from the coding sequence ATGCCTGAGCATAAAGCAAAAAAGTCTTCCGGGAAGAGCAAAGAAAAAGCCATCGCCAAATCCCCTGTCCAGAGCACAGCTCAGCACCCTGCTCTTGAGGTGGTCATCAAGGCGGACACGGTGGGCACTTGTGAAGCTCTCGAAGCGGCGCTGGGAAAAATCGCTTCAGAGGGGAGGCGCATCAAGATCATTCACCGCGGTGTCGGCGAGGTCTCCAAGTCCGATGTTCTAATGGCGGCCACGGCAAGCCACCTGGTTCTAGGACTTGGGGTGGGCTTGGGACCTAAGGTGGGCATGGTGGCCCGAGACATGGGTGTGGACATTCTGCTCTCTGATGTGATTCACGATCTGGTGGCCGCCCTGGCGGCCCGCGTGTCGCCAGCTTCGGAGGCAGCGAGCGGCCCGACGACGTCGGGAAAGATTCTGGGCCAAGGCACAATCATCGCCCTTTTCAAGAGCAGTCGGCACGGGATCATCATCGGGTGCCACATCACCGAGGGCATGTTTCGAGTGGGCGCTCCTTTCCGCGTCATTTCAGCCATGGGCCCCGTGTATTCCGGCGTCATTCAATCCATGCAAATCGACCGAAAACCCGTCCAGGAAGCCGTCAAGGGCCGTCAGGTCGGGATCAAGATCCCCGACTGGAAAGGCGCCCGCCTGCATGATCTGGTGGAAGTGTATGAAAAGAGCTGA
- a CDS encoding class I SAM-dependent methyltransferase translates to MKRADKAKDDYGTISRVYHLVDVVLEGCRNGMTRALQRRELSRVLDVGCGTGTQVVKLRAAGLRAVGIDISAAMLCRARARERAGTSSFVLGDALRLPFPDQAFDALVFSFALHEKPHPQRLAMLAEGRRVLNSGGLVVVLDYVRPNDRRARLAAGFLACIERMAGRVHYRAFRDYMQRGAADGVLTAAGLRLMSRTLWLQGTVGLFEGRWETPSSG, encoded by the coding sequence ATGAAAAGAGCTGACAAAGCCAAAGATGATTACGGCACGATTTCACGCGTCTACCACCTGGTGGATGTGGTGTTGGAGGGGTGCCGCAATGGCATGACACGTGCCCTTCAGCGGCGCGAGCTTTCCAGAGTCTTGGATGTGGGGTGCGGAACGGGTACGCAGGTGGTCAAGCTTCGTGCTGCAGGTCTGCGCGCCGTGGGTATTGACATCTCCGCGGCCATGCTTTGTCGCGCCCGAGCCAGGGAGCGTGCAGGCACATCCTCCTTTGTCCTTGGTGACGCTCTTCGGCTTCCATTTCCTGACCAAGCGTTTGACGCTCTCGTCTTTTCTTTCGCCCTTCATGAAAAACCCCATCCGCAACGCCTGGCCATGTTGGCCGAAGGGCGCCGTGTCTTGAACTCTGGCGGCCTCGTGGTGGTCTTAGACTATGTCCGCCCCAATGACAGGCGTGCTCGACTTGCGGCCGGATTCCTGGCGTGCATTGAACGCATGGCAGGACGCGTCCATTACCGTGCCTTTAGGGATTACATGCAACGGGGCGCCGCCGATGGGGTGCTCACCGCCGCCGGCCTTCGGCTCATGTCCCGCACCCTTTGGCTTCAGGGCACGGTGGGGCTTTTTGAAGGCCGGTGGGAAACCCCGTCTTCAGGGTGA
- the cooS gene encoding anaerobic carbon-monoxide dehydrogenase catalytic subunit — MEKERLSYHVSVQTMVDRIRRDEMTNIWDRYAAQGLGNDPDKRCPFCMGGVRCDLCSNGPCRADAEKDKRGVCGIKADGMAMRMMVLRNVLGASTYHYHTEQTLRTLRATAQGRTPFGLAEPQKLKAFAERLGVDTSGSAEETALRLCDFAQHDFNKPAHEPSDIVARLAPPDRQALWKKLDIFPGGIYGEMLRATSSCLTNVDGYYVSLALKAMRMSVAMAYQSQIVNEDCQDVLFGIPRPHRMRVDLGVLDPDYVNVLPNGHEPFLGFAMVQLARQPEWQQKARAAGAKGLRVVASIETGQEMIQRWTMDEAFYGFTGNWIMQEAVLASGCVDLFACDMNCSMPIDPLYAQKYHFKLIPVSDLVAFEGITDRLDYVPEKAAEQAATLLTMAIENFPERRKGVEPVTGLRLGEAVVGFSTESILEALGGSLDPLLKAIKDGAIRGVAGFVSCTTLRDSGQDVHSVRMAKELIKRDILVLSMGCGNAALQVAGLCLPEAKALAGPGLKAVCEALGVPPVLSYGTCTDTGRCADLVAAISQALGGVPIPDLPVVACAPEYMEQKATIDAIFALAFGLYTYVNPVPNVTGAPNLVKLLTEDLTDVTGGLLNVNPDAQEAADALLAHIEKNRQKLGL; from the coding sequence ATGGAAAAGGAACGATTGTCGTACCACGTGTCGGTGCAGACCATGGTGGATCGGATTCGGCGCGACGAGATGACCAACATCTGGGACCGGTATGCGGCCCAGGGGCTCGGCAACGATCCGGACAAGCGTTGTCCTTTTTGCATGGGGGGTGTACGCTGTGATCTATGCTCCAATGGGCCGTGTCGAGCTGATGCGGAAAAGGACAAGCGGGGTGTATGCGGCATCAAGGCGGACGGCATGGCCATGCGCATGATGGTGCTGCGCAATGTCTTGGGCGCCTCCACTTACCATTATCACACGGAACAGACCTTGCGCACCCTGCGGGCCACGGCTCAAGGCCGAACCCCTTTTGGGCTGGCGGAGCCGCAGAAGCTAAAAGCGTTTGCGGAGCGCCTGGGCGTGGACACCTCGGGGTCGGCGGAAGAGACGGCGTTGCGCCTGTGTGATTTTGCCCAGCACGATTTCAACAAGCCGGCCCATGAACCCAGTGACATTGTGGCCCGCCTGGCTCCGCCGGACCGCCAGGCCCTGTGGAAGAAGTTGGATATCTTTCCGGGAGGCATCTACGGCGAGATGCTGCGCGCCACCAGTTCCTGCCTCACCAACGTGGACGGCTATTATGTGAGTCTGGCCCTCAAGGCCATGCGCATGTCCGTGGCCATGGCGTATCAGAGCCAGATTGTCAACGAAGACTGCCAGGACGTGCTCTTTGGCATTCCCAGGCCCCATCGCATGCGCGTGGACTTAGGCGTGCTGGACCCCGACTACGTGAACGTGCTTCCCAACGGCCATGAGCCCTTTCTGGGTTTTGCCATGGTCCAACTGGCTCGCCAGCCCGAATGGCAACAAAAGGCCAGAGCCGCAGGAGCCAAGGGCCTGCGGGTTGTGGCCTCCATCGAAACGGGCCAGGAAATGATTCAGCGCTGGACCATGGACGAGGCCTTTTACGGCTTTACGGGCAACTGGATCATGCAGGAGGCGGTCTTGGCCAGCGGTTGCGTGGATCTCTTTGCCTGCGACATGAACTGTTCCATGCCCATTGATCCCCTGTACGCGCAGAAGTATCACTTCAAACTCATTCCAGTCAGTGATCTCGTCGCCTTTGAAGGCATAACGGATCGTCTGGATTACGTGCCGGAAAAGGCGGCCGAACAGGCCGCGACCCTTCTGACCATGGCCATTGAAAACTTCCCTGAGCGGCGAAAGGGTGTCGAACCGGTGACCGGCCTGCGGCTCGGTGAAGCGGTGGTGGGCTTTTCCACGGAAAGCATCCTCGAGGCCCTGGGCGGGTCTCTGGACCCTCTGCTCAAGGCTATCAAGGATGGCGCCATTCGTGGTGTGGCAGGATTCGTCTCCTGCACCACTCTGAGGGATTCCGGCCAAGATGTGCACAGCGTGCGCATGGCCAAGGAACTCATCAAGCGAGACATCCTCGTGTTGTCCATGGGCTGTGGCAATGCGGCTCTGCAAGTGGCCGGACTGTGTCTTCCCGAAGCCAAGGCTCTGGCGGGCCCGGGCCTCAAGGCGGTCTGTGAAGCTCTAGGGGTGCCGCCGGTTCTCAGCTATGGCACCTGCACGGACACGGGCCGCTGCGCGGATTTGGTGGCTGCGATCTCCCAGGCGCTTGGAGGGGTTCCCATTCCCGATCTTCCCGTGGTGGCCTGCGCCCCGGAATACATGGAACAAAAGGCCACCATCGATGCCATCTTTGCCTTGGCTTTTGGGCTCTACACCTATGTGAATCCTGTGCCCAACGTCACGGGAGCGCCCAATCTGGTGAAGCTGCTCACCGAGGATCTCACGGACGTGACCGGAGGTCTGCTCAACGTCAACCCAGATGCCCAGGAAGCTGCCGATGCGCTCCTGGCGCACATTGAAAAGAATCGCCAAAAGCTCGGCCTTTAA
- a CDS encoding TetR/AcrR family transcriptional regulator, which translates to MAPRKVKDNSTSRKASPTAWGRGGRRQEIAEAALRLVNREGLKRLNVSRLARELGVVPSALYRHYANKDAILDAVLELVGERLAEHVDQVRREHFSSLARLDALLAQHVFFITSHQALPRILFSEEIIGDAEQRRARLGEIIHAHVMRIAAIIQEGQQDGELRSDVPAEAAAVMFLGIVQPAAILWHVSGGRFDFSEHARTAWKLYRQCLKP; encoded by the coding sequence ATGGCCCCACGTAAAGTGAAAGACAATTCTACTTCGAGAAAAGCTTCCCCAACCGCCTGGGGGCGTGGGGGGCGCCGTCAGGAAATCGCAGAGGCGGCGTTGCGCCTCGTCAATCGTGAGGGTTTGAAGCGACTCAATGTGTCACGTTTGGCCCGAGAACTAGGCGTGGTGCCGTCGGCGCTCTACCGCCATTATGCCAACAAAGACGCCATTCTTGATGCGGTCTTGGAGCTTGTGGGGGAGCGTCTTGCAGAACACGTGGATCAAGTGCGGCGGGAACACTTTTCGTCCCTGGCCCGTCTGGATGCCCTGCTGGCGCAGCATGTCTTCTTTATCACGTCCCATCAGGCCCTTCCTCGAATCCTTTTTTCCGAGGAGATCATTGGCGATGCCGAGCAAAGGCGAGCTCGGCTGGGCGAAATCATTCACGCTCACGTCATGCGCATTGCGGCCATCATTCAGGAAGGGCAGCAGGACGGGGAACTGCGCTCCGACGTGCCGGCGGAAGCCGCTGCCGTTATGTTTCTGGGTATTGTGCAGCCCGCCGCCATTCTGTGGCATGTGAGTGGCGGGCGTTTTGACTTTTCCGAACATGCCCGTACGGCCTGGAAACTCTATCGACAGTGCCTGAAGCCATAA